A genomic region of Pseudopipra pipra isolate bDixPip1 chromosome W, bDixPip1.hap1, whole genome shotgun sequence contains the following coding sequences:
- the LOC135404833 gene encoding zinc finger protein 239-like produces MAAPEVKTETGARTQRRSARTNSIDFSFPKLGQMKEAARKRKMPRALQAAVSSSGLSSSFLLASSPCCFFFLFFPFLFLPVLFPSLPSFLSVFLLLPFPLGRRQIPSLSFLPAPGPELRTEGTEDKSPRQTLVGEAVLKGSTAQEGSGEEKGRRSLRRRGSKASPGCSEEERPNLCWESGRSLSHSSELVVPEQPPSREKPFRCLECGKSFNSSSKLLAHQRVHTGERPYECEECGKTFLYSSHLLTHRRVHTGERPYKCLECGKGFSVSSRLICHQQIHTGERGPRPYKCGECKKSFTYNSQLVTHQRIHTDERPFCCTDCGKGFKHNFTLIIHQRIHTGERPHKCGECGKSFRQSSALTTHQRTHQ; encoded by the exons ATGGCGGCGCCGGAAGTGAAAACCGAGACAGGGGCGCGCACGCAGCGCCGCTCTGCCCGCACCAACTCTATC gatttctccttcccaaagcttggccagatgaaggaggctgcgaggaagaggaagatgccacGGGCCCTCCaagcag ctgtgtccagttctggactttcttcttctttccttcttgcttcctctccttgttgctttttcttcttgttctttcccttcttattccttcctgtcctttttccttctcttccctccttcctctctgtcttccttctcctccccttccctctgggccggaggcaaatcccctccctgtccttccttcctgccccaggccccgagctgaggacggagggcacggaggacaaatccccccggcagaccctggtgggagaggccgttttgaagggctccacagcgcaggaaggcagtggggaggaaaagggcaggaGATCCCTCAggaggaggggctccaaagccagcccagggtgctctgaggaggaaagacccaaCCTGTGCTGGGAAAGTGGCCGCAGCTTGAGccacagctctgagctggtggtccctgagcagcctcccagcagggagaagcccttcaggtgcttggaatgtgggaagagcttcaacagCAGCTCTAAGCTCCTCGCCCACCAGCGTGTCCACACGGGGGAACGGCCCTATgagtgtgaggaatgtgggaagaccTTCCTCTAtagctcccacctcctcacccaccgcCGGGTGCACAcgggggaacggccctacaagtgcttggaatgcgggaagggcttcagcgTCAGCTCCCGCCTGATCTGtcaccagcagatccacactggggaacggggGCCCCGACCCTACAAATGTGGGGAATGCAAGAAAAGCTTCACATACAATTCTCAACttgtcacccaccagcgcattcacacggatgagaggcccttctgctgcactgactgcgggaagggcttcaaacaCAACTTCACCCTCATcatccaccagcgcatccaTACAGGGGAGAGGCCCcacaagtgtggggagtgtgggaagagcttcaggcagagctctgccttgaccacacaccaacggacccaccagtaa
- the LOC135405837 gene encoding estradiol 17-beta-dehydrogenase 8-like isoform X2 produces the protein MLGRSAGRLAGVVALVTGGASGIGRAVSGRLAREGARVAVADRDMSGAAATAKGLPRNCPPDHGAFQVDVADPKSVAGMVRGVQEHFGVPPRVLVSCAGITRDRMFLEMGEREFREVLGVNLEGTFLVTQEVTKALVTLGDPGGASLVLVGSVVAKVGNLGQTNYAASTGGVEGLTRSVAKEVARFGIRCNSVLPGFIVTPMTGKVPPKVLDKFAGMVPLGRLGDPEDVADVVAFLASGDSGYVTGATLEVTGGLFM, from the exons ATGTTGGGGAGGTCGGCGGGGCGACTGGCGGGGGTCGTGGCGCTGGTCacgg GGGGCGCCAGCGGCATCGGCCGCGCCGTGAGCGGCCGCCTGGCCCGCGAGGGCGCGCGCGTGGCCGTGGCCGATCGCGACATGTCGGGGGCGGCGGCGACAGCGAAAGGGCTCCCCCGGAACTGCCCCCCCGACCACGGAGCTTTCCAGGTGGATGTGGCCGATCCCAAAAGCGTCGCCGGGATGGTGAGGGGGGTGCAG GAGCACTTTGGGGttcccccccgtgtcctggtGTCCTGTGCCGGGATCACCCGCGACCGGATGTTCCTGGAGATGGGAGAGCGGGAATTCCGGGAAGTGCTGGGGGTGAACCTGGAG gggACGTTCCTGGTGACACAGGAGGTGACAAAGGCCCTGGTGACATTGGGGGACCCCGGGGGGGCCTCCCTGGTCCTCGTGGGCAGCGTGGTGGCCAAG gTGGGGAATTTGGGCCAAACCAACTACGCGGCCTCCAcggggggggtggaggggctgACCCGGAGCGTGGCCAAGGAGGTGGCCag GTTTGGGATCCGCTGCAATTCCGTCCTGCCGGGATTTATCGTCACCCCCATGACGGGCAAAGTGCCCCCAAAAGTGCTGGACAAG TTCGCAGGGATGGTGCCACTGGGACGACTGGGGGACCCTGAGG ACGTGGCAGACGTGGTGGCTTTCCTGGCGTCGGGGGACAGCGGCTACGTCACCGGGGCCACCCTGGAGGTGACAG
- the LOC135405837 gene encoding (3R)-3-hydroxyacyl-CoA dehydrogenase-like isoform X1 encodes MLGRSAGRLAGVVALVTGGASGIGRAVSGRLAREGARVAVADRDMSGAAATAKGLPRNCPPDHGAFQVDVADPKSVAGMVRGVQEHFGVPPRVLVSCAGITRDRMFLEMGEREFREVLGVNLEGTFLVTQEVTKALVTLGDPGGASLVLVGSVVAKVGNLGQTNYAASTGGVEGLTRSVAKEVARFGIRCNSVLPGFIVTPMTGKVPPKVLDKFAGMVPLGRLGDPEDVADVVAFLASGDSGYVTGATLEVTGGDPPCPQCVPSVSPVCPQ; translated from the exons ATGTTGGGGAGGTCGGCGGGGCGACTGGCGGGGGTCGTGGCGCTGGTCacgg GGGGCGCCAGCGGCATCGGCCGCGCCGTGAGCGGCCGCCTGGCCCGCGAGGGCGCGCGCGTGGCCGTGGCCGATCGCGACATGTCGGGGGCGGCGGCGACAGCGAAAGGGCTCCCCCGGAACTGCCCCCCCGACCACGGAGCTTTCCAGGTGGATGTGGCCGATCCCAAAAGCGTCGCCGGGATGGTGAGGGGGGTGCAG GAGCACTTTGGGGttcccccccgtgtcctggtGTCCTGTGCCGGGATCACCCGCGACCGGATGTTCCTGGAGATGGGAGAGCGGGAATTCCGGGAAGTGCTGGGGGTGAACCTGGAG gggACGTTCCTGGTGACACAGGAGGTGACAAAGGCCCTGGTGACATTGGGGGACCCCGGGGGGGCCTCCCTGGTCCTCGTGGGCAGCGTGGTGGCCAAG gTGGGGAATTTGGGCCAAACCAACTACGCGGCCTCCAcggggggggtggaggggctgACCCGGAGCGTGGCCAAGGAGGTGGCCag GTTTGGGATCCGCTGCAATTCCGTCCTGCCGGGATTTATCGTCACCCCCATGACGGGCAAAGTGCCCCCAAAAGTGCTGGACAAG TTCGCAGGGATGGTGCCACTGGGACGACTGGGGGACCCTGAGG ACGTGGCAGACGTGGTGGCTTTCCTGGCGTCGGGGGACAGCGGCTACGTCACCGGGGCCACCCTGGAGGTGACAGGTGGGgaccccccatgt
- the LOC135404834 gene encoding ankyrin repeat domain-containing protein 26-like yields MDKKLVFFNVFTNDPEEGLECALSKFAAATKLRGVVDTADAIQRALDKLEKLEKLLRIERRKLRVNEEIGSQSQLEEMKKRYSEKFKEVDRFQREVAEFSQQLDREREQCTQLEAKNQALQEELSALRGECENLAMDKCQLQEELAKLHHHLETNVVDRSQLEQCKREVEEQADQEIRQKLQEVNEFLQAQAAHQDTLEEIRASHVDSLKKQLEDRIRDLERALGRTKSNQAERPFPKESTQAEVDKYKELYLVEAQRRKSLAKKLERATERLAEANTKLFLERHRSRSAVPSSAVSGVLAASPLLDSPGLGHLGISLGLSRSLALRTPPRHLW; encoded by the exons ATGGATAAGAAATTGG TGTTCTTTAATGTCTTCACTAATGAtccagaggaagggctggagtgcgccctcagcaaatttgcagctgcCACCAAGCTGAGGGGTGTGGTTGACACAGctgatgccatccagagggccctggacaagctggagaa gctggaaaagcttctgaggaTAGAGAGGAGGAAACTCCGGGTTAATGAAGAGATAGGAAGTCAgtcccagctggaagaaatgaagaagagatATTCTGAAAAGTTCAAGGAAGTTGATAGATTCCAAAGAGAG gttgcTGAATTTTCCCAGCAGTTGGACAGGGAACGTGAACAGTGCACGCAGCTGGAGGCCAAAAATcaggctttgcaagaagagctgtctgCCCTGCGTGGGGAGTGCGAGAACCTGGCCATGgacaaatgccagctgcaagaagagctggcaaaactcCACCATCATTTGGAGACCAACGTGGTGGATCGCAGCCAACTCGAACAGTGCAAAAGAGAGGTGGAAGAACAAGCAGACcaggaaataagacaaaaactccaagaagtcaatgagtttttgcaa gcacaggcagcccaccaggacACCTTAGAAGAAATCAGAGCCAGTCATGTGGACTCACTGAAAAAACAATTAGAAGACAGAATTAGAGATCTGGAACGTGCACTGGGAAGGACAAAAAGCAAccaagcagaaagaccttttccAAAAGAATCCACCCAGGCAGAAGTGGACAAGTACAAAGAGCTGTATCTGGTGGAAgcccaaagaagaaaaagcctcgccaagaaactggaaag AGCTACTGAGAGACTTGCAGAGGCCAACACCAAGCTCTTTTTGGAGCGCCACAGAAGCAGATCTGCGGTCCCAAGCAGCGCTGTCAGCGGAGTTCTGGCTGCAAGTCCACTTCTGGATtcacctggcctgggacatCTTGGCATCAGTTTGGGACTGAGCAGAAGTCTGGCTCTCAGAACACCACCCAGACACCTGTGGTAA